The genomic window attagtaagaggaagggaaaaatagagagaagatcaatctgacatggaacctataaagatatcattcaatggtgggcgccaagatccctctgggatctcttgttttggGTGCAAAATATTTGGGGCTGAATATAGGCCCTTTCCCCTAGTGAAATTTTGTTCTCAATTTCATGTTCATTTTTTCCCAATCAGAAATTGTTTAAGTGTCCCTGTATATCAACTGGTATGAAGAAATGTTGATCCAAATTATTTCACGTAATGTTTCACAAGCATATGTAATAATGCCAGTAGATTCTATTTATTGAAGCTAAATTACACATAGAACGAGATCTGTTGATAATATTTCTTCAAACAACAACATGGTACCTTCCCAAAAGAAAAGGTACGGCCTTGTTAAATAAGGGTAAGAAAATCACTGCATCCTGTGAAGGACCGTAATTTGACAAAATTTCTTATTctgtttaaaataagttttgttTCCTGTGATTTTTTTCAGTGGGAAAGGCTCCACATGTCGACAGTGGAGCGAAGAAAGATTACTTGTTCTGTCACATTCCACGTGGTGGCGATAACGTGCGTCATCTGGTCACTTTACGTGCTCATCGATCGGACAACAGAAGAGGTTGAGGCCGGAGCACTGGACTGGCCGTTTTGGACCAAACTTATTGTGGTGGCCATCGGGTTTACTGGGGGCCTTGTTTTCATGTATGTGCAGTGTAAAATGTATGGACGACTTTGCCAGAAGTGGAAGGCTTATAATCGTGTGATTTCCATAGCCAACGTCACAGACAGTGAACGTATCAAAACTATTTCTCATGAGCAACAGGAGAAAAAACCTGTTGAGGACAGCAGTGTGATTTCCTCAGGTGACATGGAACTTGTGTGAATATGACCCCTAAGGGGACTGAGAAATTTTTCCCGACTGCAACCTGTGATTAAAATTCACAGTCTGGTAAAGACAGAATAGTTATTCCCTCTCAAAATCAGTTTCAAACAAATCTTTTTCCTTTTCTCAGTGCTTTTTTTGAAGAAAGGAAGGAGACCAACCTGGTATTTATATGTGGGTGAACTCGAGGAACTTTAACATATGAACTATATATAACCCgttgatttgtttttctttctttaaattGTTCCTACAAATGCTCAAGGAGCATGCATGCAGACTATATCATTATTATGAATTTTGGAAAATAGATAGTAAAAATTTGCTTCATAGGAAATTTTGAAAAGTCCTTCATCATATCAGTTTGACATGATCAATTTCACAGTTGCTTCAACAGTGCTAAAATCCAGTGTCTAGAAGAAAAATGGTAGTGATGTGATTGTACGAGACCAGCGATCTTTTCATACAAGACACCATTTTATGAGAAGGTGCTTTATTGTAGAgaatgtacagtacatgtatatcaattgaGCAGAAGTCgaaaaaatgtagaaaaaaatattgtaatcgTCATGTTGCTTTAAAACGGCTCTTCTATGTAATTTGTTTAGTGAAAATCAAAGTTCTAAAGAATCTGTTGCCTGGTAACATTGATTtagtgtattttgtaaaaacaaaaaaataggaAATGCACATGCCAATTTGTTTAGCCGcttgttattagctcacctggactgaaggtccggtgagcttatacCTTGGCGCTGCATCCGTCGTCTGTGAGTAGTATATCTTTGGTCAAAACCATATAGTTGGAAGATTCAtcaaaaaaggaagaaaaataattgtaatgCAACTTGTAACTTTGAATatttttgccatgattactgaaatatccaggcgAGTGATGCAGGCCTTCTGGGcctctattttttttcttagatGGAGGGATATTATGGTATTGATCCAAAATCATCCCTTTCCCGAAATCAATGCCAAGGTGATTTCATATGTAGAATAACTAGAGTGATTTCCCCTggttgtgaaatatatttaaaaatcaaaattaattttttaaaataaattgatataaacaccaTTTTATGGACCCACCTTCATTTGGTTAGAGACATAAATGTTATCTTCATCTGTCTATCCTAAACAAATTTGCTTAAGATATTTTAGAGAGTTCCTGATACACTCATTATAGagatattttccattttttggTGGCAAATTAAAATGTGCagtcaaattgttaattttttttttttttgactttGCTTAGTTTTGCTTTTATCTTGATATCCATTGAATCAAATCAGGAATGGACACTTTTATGTTTTAGTTGTTAcatgtaaatacagatatccaAATTTTGTTAATTCGCACACTCAGTCTCAGGGGCTTGACATGTTCCTATAACTGAAAGGGTCTGACCCCAAGATCACTTATAATTACCTGAATAGAAATTTATCCCTAGGTCCTGACCCCAGATAATTTCAATAATAAGTGATCTGGGAGTCCGACCCTTGggttaaatatttcattctgggcAATAGTAACATGTCAGACCCCTGTGATTCTGTCATAAGCACTGTTGAAACTATTGATGTTGTTATAGAATTGACATTGGGAAATACAAGCTGAACTTTGAGGAAAAGGatactttttgtttttaagtttgaTTGTCTTGATTGAAACAGTACAAACTAAGTAGGTGTGTAGTTGGTTTGGCTGTGGGTGGAATagaaaaaatgttgaaattttaaTATTCATGAAGATATCAAAACTTTGTAATGGGGGTGTACACTTACAGAGAGTCCTTATGGCAGATTAATTTTGTCACGTAACAATTGACCTCTTGCTTaatattaatatgaattttaaaactgTTATAACAACTATGACACTGACTAAAGATGTGCTGAATTTAATTGGGGAAAAAATCTCAATTGAAATAATACTATAGAGTGATAAGAATGTAGTGTGTTCTGTGATATGGAGAGAATGCTTGTCACAATGCatgatatttataattatactCCTTGCAACAaagtttgggggggggggggggggggggggggtactggaatcaggttgtcaGTCTGATTCTTGTCCAGATAACTTCATCCAGACTTATGAACTCAGCACATATACATTTTGATCTGCTTTTTTCACCCTTTCTGTATTTTTCTAAAAGTGCTTCGAGTACAGTGGGTTTCTGGATGGATTTCAGAGTGGGGGTACTAGTCAGCTATCCTGGCGACAGTTTTAgtttttttaggaaaaaaacatttcatattgTGGTCATGActtttgtgtttatattgtaaaacttgttatagattatttttgttataGATTTGCcgaaaatatttatatttgtttaatgcatatatttttttttctgcctTATGtatgcacacatgtattaattagAAATTAGAAGCATCAAGATTTTTTAATGTTCTTTTGAGCTGAGCACttaatgtactatatatattatgtttaccAACAACCTGTACATTTGGAAAGTCTGCTTGGGTATATTGGTCTTACCTAAAGGGTGGGGCGCTAATACTTACCAAGGAGGACATAGTCCTTTTCAATTAAAGTTTCCTCATTTCGGAAAGTAAATAAGGTTAGTGCAGAAACGCTTTGATTCTCTAATTGAGCAATAAAAACATGTCTAGGGTTTGAAATTGTATGAAAAGagtacaattttttttgtattttaattatatttcacTCAAATATATCTAGGCTTATTGACAAGGGGTGTTTTAACAACCAATTACTGCATTGATTAGTTCTACAATTTAAGAACAGGGACACCAAAAAGGTAAATTGCTAAATAGAATTTTACTTGGCAGTGGAATTTCTTGATGAAATAGTTTGATACACCTGATTATGTAATGCAAGTGTTATTTCCATATTAGTTACAAGTCTTTCAGCTTCAAAAGCATGTGTCAAGCCCCTTTGCTTCAAAGCATGTGTCAAGCCCCTTTGCTTCAAAGCATGTGTCAAGCCCCTTTGCTTCAAAGCAGGTGATctcatatttcattatttgtgaTAGAGTTGTCTTTTATCTTTCATAGTTGGTGGCCTTATTTACGGTAAACCTCCACAGACAGTTTGAACACgcattttttttccagaaaaaaacGATGATTTTATATctagtaatacatgtagtttgattTCTGGtttttaaatgtacattaatgttcggttttTGTTTATAGCTAACACCATTTTGGATAGTTTGAACTTGTGAAATGAAGAACGGAAAGTAAGATAGATTCTTAgatgaaattagtaaattagtacatcacatgacataaTACTGACTTCCCATTGGCTACACACAGGGGTGCTACTTTTGTGGCCTTAAAGAGCGGAGGGGTTAGGGAGGATACTCCATTGATTATTGAAATTAGTAAAGTAAGTGAGTAATGCAAGTGTTATGTACTAAAACTTGACTGCCTTCTTTTGAGGGCACTATGGTCTGATATAGTGTTGTCTCAGACCCAGGGTACTGTGCCATCGCTTGACAACGTTATCAGACAATAATGCCCACAAAAGAAGGcaataatgtataaatatagctccaatattatatatagaaaatctgTTTATGTTTCTGAAAGATACACTTTGATTTTCATAATTCATGAAACAACCGTACATTAAGTCCATTCATTGATTTCAGCATTGAAATAGAAGTTTTAGAAAGACGCAAAAACTTGAATATTTGTTATCAAATGAAGATTTTTACAGAAACATATTTTCAGTCTTTTTTCTGCTTTACTTAATATTACTAGTAAATGACTTATTTGTTCCCATATTAGTAAATAAATCTGGTAATTCACTGCTCATTTttcttaactttttttttttggtacatttttttttagacattcctttgtttctttttgaaattgaaatattttatagttgtatattttttaaatgaaatgttcatttatttcattagcTAGTTGATCATATACAGTATGTGAATATAAACAGCTATTTGTGAAACATCTGTTCTATTAAATGTGTGTTCCTTTTACaaagtatatttatatcattagaTTCTTTTGCCTATTTTTGATACATTTAGTATATTTGTGAAATTCTGCAAATATTCAGTaacatttcaaagtttttttaaatgtaatgaaATGAATCATTACCATGCTTCTCCttcaaaaaaaaaggaaataaaaaaaaaacagatttaaacatCAAAAAATGGCAATGtttgtatttgaaattattttgatatttaggGAAAAGAAAGCTGTTAAATCAATCCTTTTACTACTGGTACCACAAATGGTTCTGAATCTGCCGACATACAGACATTTTAACTAAAATATCCTCTGGTAATGCTGATGAAAAACTGATATTTAAATACACATATTCCTTTACGTACATAATGATATGTAAGCTACATTAGAGTTCTTTTGTGCGAAGgcaaattttattgaaaatcctattttgacaaaaactTGTTGAATAactaatttgttttgtttttgcgtCATTGATGTTGTTTCGTTATTTTGTACTGAAATGAATAATGCAAAtccaaaaatctgttttttttagTCCATTAGAATGACCAGTTCTATGATATGCTGTACTTATCCAACAGAATCccttctgtatatatataatccttGATTCtcagtatttcattttataaatttcACTTTTGCTTTTTTATATCCTATATACGGTATATTTATTTCTAAAGTTATTCTTCAGTTTGTTAAGTGCATCCAAAAATAGATTAATTTTATACCATGCTTTACTTGTTTAAACAGACTTAGAGTTCATAAATGTTTGTGCACCAAAAggacaatatattttatattatgaatatatgAGTAGATGGCATATCAAGCAATCTCTTAGTATATTGTTGGTCCAAGTTTGAATGTGGCATTATATCATGAGGGACAGCACAAGTACGGTCCATATCTGTAGCATATTTGGCATTACAACGGGACAGACAGCACAAGATCAGTGTATACCTAATCTATAGCTTACAAGTGGAAGCAAGCACCACAAAGAAAgattcatgtaaaatatttacttattttttaaGACTCGCAATCATACACCTTGGTCAGGTGAATGAGAAAACTACTACACTCATTAAATTGTAGGCGATTAATTCTTGCCAACTGCACTCATTAAATATAGGCAAATGGTTGTGACCCAGCTTTTTCTTCGAAACATCCATACTTCTGTGAATGCAGGCAGTTTAAAGGCGTGAAATGGTCATATGATTTTCAGTGATATTAAAGGGAGGCAACTAGGATGGACATCAAaatattatctcccttgaaatAGACTAAATTTTTATGTGCCATTCAGgttatatttaacaaatattttagtTATACACAaatttttgaatattattaatctaagaaataaatatttaactgTCTAGATAATTTCTGCTTTAAGTTGCACACTTTTGTCATATTTTGCTTATGAAACAGCTGTGGTATATTTAACAGCTTTTGATAACGTACTTTGTTTACAGATACAATGATCATTGGATAAAATACATTTCCTATAGGTCAGCCAATATATTCTGCATCTtggtgatacatttttttttgtataaagtaaatgtaaatatgttatatggAACTGTTTATATGCTTTATGAAATTATATCTTCTTTAGGTAAACTCCTAAATGCGCTGGCGCATATTTTTAGAGTTTTTAGTTATATTGTGATAGCAAATACTAGTTCTTTCATAGTGCACACAATGTTTATAAATGTCTTGTGCAAGAATGTGTCCTTCAGAAAGATCCTATTGCTTTTTGCTGTAAAAGTAATTTATTTAAAGTAgacattttttaaagtttcgTTATACTTTTGACACAAAAGCAAAGAGTTTCCATTTGTTTTTCAGCTTATAATTTTTTAAAGCTGAAATGAGGTTGGAAAACTTTGTAGTTTGTTAATATTGAATGcaagacttaaaaaaaatttaacaagcAGCCGATTTAAAAGCTTGCGATCGGCCAATAACAATGTTCATGTTTACTTAATTGAAGCAGAATTCTTGGGGAGAATTTATATAACCCCAAATATGTTTTAACTAGGGGCCTGACCTCTGCCTTTGTGACAAAGAAACCACTTCTTGATCACATGCATTGTGCAAGGTTATACAGATCTAACCATCTACATGACTTGCTTACTGTTGTCGGTGTAAATGTGTTGGGAGACTGTCAATTCCACTGGTACATTGTATtcgatgaaaaaataaaatgatcaGAAATTGTAACATACCGGTAttccttgttttttttatatagatctCCGTGTTGTCCAGTAGAGCTAGTGTGATGATGAATAAATTATCATTGGTGGCATTTGACCGACTGCTACTTCATGGGGCAGTTCTTGTTATGATGAAGACATCACCGTTTGTGCTATAGTTTGCACTGCATTCTATCA from Pecten maximus chromosome 1, xPecMax1.1, whole genome shotgun sequence includes these protein-coding regions:
- the LOC117338578 gene encoding E3 ubiquitin-protein ligase MARCH1-like isoform X1; translation: MPLQQVLVHPLGNSSGKNAKKDQKSQPSPFKKKDSTKETHHLESPTPKLSERCETQLSMMSSGGDLCRICQCDILDQEEDSPLVAPCLCSGSMKYVHQACLQKWIKSSDKTSCELCKYEYKMTSKVKPFIQWERLHMSTVERRKITCSVTFHVVAITCVIWSLYVLIDRTTEEVEAGALDWPFWTKLIVVAIGFTGGLVFMYVQCKMYGRLCQKWKAYNRVISIANVTDSERIKTISHEQQEKKPVEDSSVISSGDMELV
- the LOC117338578 gene encoding E3 ubiquitin-protein ligase MARCH1-like isoform X2, yielding MASDSDIQKSETDQDEVSLGLELVETHHLESPTPKLSERCETQLSMMSSGGDLCRICQCDILDQEEDSPLVAPCLCSGSMKYVHQACLQKWIKSSDKTSCELCKYEYKMTSKVKPFIQWERLHMSTVERRKITCSVTFHVVAITCVIWSLYVLIDRTTEEVEAGALDWPFWTKLIVVAIGFTGGLVFMYVQCKMYGRLCQKWKAYNRVISIANVTDSERIKTISHEQQEKKPVEDSSVISSGDMELV